Genomic window (Kwoniella botswanensis chromosome 1, complete sequence):
tgctgatctgatctgatcggGGAGTGGTAGGAATTCTTGACGGTCCACTTTCGGGAAATTCCATTTCCAGCTGGTTCATCTATGTGAGCTCATGGAACTCATATACAATTCTAGATTGAGTGGTGTGGTTCTGTTTCTAGACGACAAATGATTTGTTTACCCGATACATCGCAGCTAGCTCGGCGAAGGGTCATGATGTTGGATACTGCGGGCATCGCCGAAGGGGGGTCGTGGACCAGTGAGACTGATAATCCAAGAAAAGTCTGAGCCTGATTTGGGCGATCGGGGATCCCTCTGTTTTTCCGGCAGTCCCCCGTTGTTCCGTAGCTGATGCCAAGAATCGAAACCTCGTCATTGCCAAGATCCCAACTGTCTACgccatccatctcactttCGATTCCCTGGCCATATGCCGCTTGAAAGGCCACCGAGGCCCCGCTAATATCGCACTATGCTTGTATCCGATCCTTTACACTCGGTCCAGAAGAACAACATCACACGTTATACGGAATGCCAAGaccccctcctccccatCCCTATGCCCGAACTCGTGGTTCTGTTCTGCTCGATTACCCAATGAAATCTACCACCGTGCGTTGCCGACCGTGCCAAGAGTTATCCTGAATACCCATCTTATCTATCTCTCCTTAGACTTTTTTAGACTTTGATCGTGGCGGATCATCAGAGGTTTTTAGTGAGATGTAGTCTGATAACGATCATGATCCACTTGGATATGTCAGAAGTTTACTCGTTTACTCATACTTGGCTTCTTGGCATTCATGACAAATTTCGTCTTCGTACACATTTCTTCGGTCCGGAATGAATGCTACCTTTACTGTATCCCCATCCACCAACCGACATTGAGATGATATATAAAGATGTAAAATTGATGATTAAAAGGGGTTCTatcccctttctctttcttttttccttttcctcaaGACTGGCCAACTATATAACATATAATGACAACAGAGAAATATACGACAAAGACGAATAACAATTTCGATAGTAGTAATGCTGAGAAAGGGATCTCTCGAGCTGATACGGGAGCGACAGCTACTTCCCAATCACTACCTTTCAAACCTCATACAGCGCCCTCAGCAAAGGTACTAGATGCCCTCGGAGCAAATGCTTCCAAAGGTTTATCGGAGTCTGATGTGAGGAAGAGATTAGAACAATATGGACCAAACAGGTTGAAACCACCCAAGAAACCTAGTATATTCAATATCGTACTTAGGCAGATCGGAAATGCCATGACGGTCATTCTGAGTGAGTACCTTCCTTTGGACCGATAGATCTCCTGGAACAAAAATATCTTTTATCGCCAAATCAGAGCTCGCCAAGTTCACCAAACACTAATCTATGAATTGTATAGTCGCTGCTATGGCGGTTTCATTCGGTACAATGGATTGGATCAGTGGTGGAGTCATCGGTGCTTTGGTAGTTTTAAATGTTACCGTGGGAACAATCACGGAATGGCAAGctgaaaaggtgagttgtaaATCTCATACAACGAGACTGTGTGTTGACGTTGAGGATTTCCCTGTATAGACCGTAGCAAGTCTTGAATCCGTTGGTGCACCTCAAGCTACTGTAATTCGATCTTCAGACGGTAGAGAAAGCACTACCAAGGTCATTGCCGTCGAAGAAGTCGTTCCGGGTGATCTGGTACTGCTTAAAAATGGTGATATCGTTCCAGCCGACGGTCGAGTACTTGAGGGTCATTGTAGTAATCTGGAATGTGACGAAGCTTTCTTGACCGGTGAATCTCTGCCTGTGGCTAAACAATCGGATCCTGTCGACGAAGAGGATTGTCCCGTCGGGTAAGCGACTCATATCCAATCTTACAGAAGACCAGATGCTAATACAAAACAATAGTGATCGACTCAGCATGGTCTTCTCTGGTGCTCAGGTCACAAAAGGACGAGCTAGAGTCGTGATCACTACAACGGGTATGAACACGGAAATCGGAAAAATCGCTGAAGCACTCGAAGCAAAAGCCAAGAAGACCGATACCGGATTTGCCGCTTACTGGTACAAATTCAAGGTCATCATGGGTGTTGCCGAGACTACTCCATTACAAATCAAGTGAGTGGATATCTTGTCATGAGACTTTGGTGATTGATACTGATTCATCGATTCATAGATTAAACAAATTGGCCTATTTCCTACTTGGTTGTGCGATCGTAATCGCTATCATTGTTGTCGCTTCTACCGGATTCAAAGATGTCCCTCTATCCGTCGCGACATACGCCGTAGCAGCTGCTGTATCAATCTTGCCAGCTTCTCTCATTGCTGTAGTCAGCTTGACTCTGGCTCGAGCATCTACCGATCTCGCTCAAAGGAATGCTTTGGTCAGAAGGATGGACGCCATCGAAGCTTTAGCAGGTGTGGAGAATGTCTGTTCGGATAAAGTGAGTCTGGGCCTTACAGGATacaccaaagaagaagactgaCACTGATCCGTTGATTTTCATTGTTAGACTGGTACACTCACCGTTGGTCGGATGGTCGTTCGAAAATTCTGGGTTCCCGCACTTGATCCACGAGCCAACGAATCTGCCCCTTTGAATACTCGAAGAGGTCAAGCCTATTCATTCGAAACCGGATCCGATCCTTTCTATCCTCGAGGTGAAGTCCGATCCGACCGTGAAGAAATCTCACCTGGTGGAGCGGTCCTCGACCTCAAACGAAAACCACAAAGGAAGCTCTCTGGAGATTCTACACCTGAAAACGATCCTGATAGTCAAGAGATTGCGCTGCAAGAACAAGTCATCCTGGTAGATGAGCTGGAAATTGGTCTGAGGGATTTAGCACTTTGTGCATCGTTGTGTAATCAAGCTACATTATCTCGACCGGCCGATAACGAAAGTAACTGGGAAGCTAATGGAGATCCAACTGAAATTGCTTTACAAGTTGCTGCCCATAAATTAGGGCATGGAAAACCGTTCTTGACCCATTCGAGACCCAACCCTAATCGAGCGGATTCGGTTCGATCGGGACATAGTGGACGACCTCCTATCGCAGGTTCAAGAGGTCATTATGAACAAATCATCGAACACCCCTTTGATTCCACGGTCAAGAGAATGTCAATCGCCTATCGATTCGTTCCGGACGATAACAAGGAAGCGCACGTACAGTGTTTCCTCAAAGGTGCTGTTGAAAGAGTTTTCGAATTGTGTACTTCTGTACATGGCGAACCGCTTACAGATGaacgaaagaaagatatcatgGTCAAAGTGGATGCGTTAGCTGCTCAAGGTCTCAGAGTTTTAGCATTGTGCGGCAAAAGGTTACCATCCAAATCTGCCGATGAAGTCAAAGCCATGCCTAGAGATCAATTCGAAAATGATTTTGCGTTCTTGGGTCTAGCAGGTATATTTGATCCACCAAGAAAGGAATCTCCTGGTGCCGTTGCGGACTGTCTTCGAGCCGGTATCACACCTCGGATGTTAACTGGTGATCACCCGGCAACCGCCACTGCCATCGCACTCAACATTGGTATCTTGGAGAAAGCGTACTCCAAGGAAGCTGTGATGACCGGTCAACAATTTGATGCGctaagtgaagatgagattgataaatTGCCAGAGCTACCTCTTGTCGTTGCTAGATGTGCTCCTGAAACCAAGGTGGGTAAGAAGTTCCCTATCCTGCTTGTCCTCGAgactgatgctgatattTGCCGTATTGTGACCAGGTCCGAATGGTCGATGCTATTCACCGAAGAGGTCAGAAGACAGTCATGACAGGAGACGGAGTAAACGACTCTCCCGCATTGAAACGTGCAGATGTGGGTGTGGGTATGGGAACCGGATCGGATGTTGCCAAACAATCTTCAAGAATCGTCTTGAGTGACGACAATTTCAGTACAATCATTCGAGCTATCCGAAAAGGTCGATCGGTCTTCAAAAACTTGGCTAAATTCTTACTTTACCTATTATCTGGTAATTTGGCTGAAATCATCGTATTGATGATCGGCCTCGCGttcaaagatgaaaatggaCAATCCGTATTCCCCCTCTCGGCCGTGGCTGCATTATGGATCAACACCCTTGCAGCTGGACCTCCAGCTCTAGCACTTGGTTTGGAACCTACCGCTGTAGATGCGATGGAACAACCTCCTACGTCTTTCCATCAAATCTTCACTTTGGAATTCTACGTCGATTTAGTGTTTTATGGAGTCTTGATGGGTGCTTTGAGTTTGGTCAATTTCGTTATTGTACTTTGGGGTTACTTCCCAGTGAGTGATTCTTCCCTTATAGAACGAATGTTACTACATGTTCGGATTGAAGCGAGAAGGTCGAGACTGATCATCCGCCATTCAACAGGGAGACCTCGGTAGATATTGTAACGAAGGCGATTCGGATATTTGCGATCCAGTATTCCAAGCACGAGCCACCTGTTTCTCTACCTTGGTtatcatgttgatgatccaTGGATTGGAATGTAAACATTTCACCAAAGGAATCATGCAAGTCAACTTGAGGGATAACAAAGTTTTACTTTGGTCTGTATTGGTTTTGGCACTTGGTACCGTGAGTACCAACGTTCTCCCACAGACTGAGATTGATTGGTCTTTGCTGACATCTCGATTGATGTACGTAGTTCCCCGTAGTTTACATTCCAGTGATCAACGATAAAGTGTTCTTGCACGGTTCTCTAAAGTGGGAATGGGGTATCGTTGTGAGTACAGCTCACTGACTCCGCATATTAATTGACCAGGTTAAGCTGACACACAGAATCACGAACAGTTCGGAATGATCTTCGTCTACTTAGGATGTACAGAACTTTACAAATGGTGTAAGAGAATTTATATCAGAAGGACACATGTCCCAACACCTACCAGAGGTCCATCCGATAAGActctgaagatggagaataCCATTGCTCCTGTTTAGAGTTCGATCGGATGTCATCAAGGGAGGATACGATATGAGACTTTATGTAGCGAATATACAAATGGATATCTTACAAGTAGATAATCATTATTTGGAATGCATTGAATAATTTGGATTGTATGAGTGTACTTTGACATGGTTGTAAAGTGAAATCATCGGATACCACGGTTATTGGTTACAACGCCAACCTTATCTCGTTGATCGTGATCATCGTTATTcctttcaacttccacctctctttcttctgtgACATTTCTACACTTTGACAGGTATCCTGAGGTGatcccatctatcatcatgtCGTCCTCGCCACCCTTACATCCATCTACCACCCACTACGAGGACGAACCCcaacctccaccacctatgaCACCCCTCGACCCACCTGACGTCCCCGCTATACTACGTTCCAAACGATCTTGGAAACGACAGATACTGTCTCTGGACTTACCTCGGCCAATGCAAATAGCCTTGACATGTTTTAGTATAGCTATAAGCGCAGTGACTGCCAATGGGGTATATTGCTGGGGGACTTACGGACCTGTAGTGGCCAAattgttggaattggatggtACACAGGCTCAGACAATTGTAGTAGGGTATGTCATAATCACCATTTCCCCCTCATTTGACTGGCTATTGAGAATGCTGACGATGAGAGTATGTAGAGGTATACTGGGTGTATATCTCTGTGCGGCTCCACTGGGAGCATTGACTGATAAATATGGTCCGAGAACGTATgtcctctttctcccttttaATGTTAGGAACAAGTAAGGTAAGCTGATGAAGTATATAGTGGGTCTCTCGTATCTGCTTGTCTCGGTATCATAGGCTATCAATCTTTCTCTGCGATACTCCGAAAAGCTTCGCCCGATACATCCCTCGTTCACTTGTATCTCACAGCAGCATATTTTTTAGTTGGTGCAGCTACTGTTGGATCATACTTCGCAGCTTTGACTTGTGGTAAGTACCTGGGTTCTCTTCTGGTTTTGGAAGATACTCAACTATCCCTGTTGTAATCTCGACAAGTATATGTCTTAGTTTgacaagaagctgattcgTACGTAAATCTCCATAGCATCCATATCattcccttctcatcctacACTCGCTCTTTCCCTCCCACTATCACTTATCGGTCTGTCAGCTCTAGtcctctcatcattctcctcatTACCCATATTTCAAGCAGAAGGCTCAACAGACCTGGATCCAGCTAGAttcttagctttcttggGGATACTCACACCTTCAATCAACGTTTTTGGATGGTTATGTATGAAAGTCATACCCCAACCTGAACTATTCGGCGAAATCAAATTACCTGAAGATATTGAATCTCGGCAACacgcagatgatgatgacgaggacgatgataGTGACGATGGTAGTGATTTAGGAGAGATGAGTGAGAGTATAGGACAGCTCTTGAGATTGGACGAGAGAACACCAATGTTGATTGGTGGTATTGAAGCTGCTTgggaagaggtggagatgatggaacAAGGTAAAGATAGTTGGACGGCGAAAGATTTGGTAATGGACTATAAAGGATTTTGGACCTTTGGGTTATTATTGGCTTTGATCATTGGTCCTGTGAGCGATCTCATACTAGATCTGTCAATTTCCGTATCAGAATGCTGACTGTTATCTGTTAATCATGTTGGTAGGGAGAAATGGTAGTAGCTTCAAttggatcaatcatcacATCCCTCTTACCACCCACATCactcaatccttcttctctgatcGTCAACCTAGTCACGACGACCGATCAGAGTCCCTTGGCATTACGAAACAAGCATGTTTTCCTCTTATCGCTCACTTCAACCTTATCACGTCTGATTACAGGTGTCCTAGCAGATTATTTGGCACCCCCGCTCACCGCTACGCCCAATCCTGCCCATCGACGAGATCCCACTCAACATTCGCATTTGTTCATCAGGAAAAGACCGGTGAGGTTGAGCAGATCTGCATTCGCTTCGATAGCAGGATCGACGCTGGGATTGGTATTTGCCTGGTCTGCTGGTTATCTCAGTGGTAAAGGGGAAGATCTCAGTGTGTTAAGTGGTGGGACGGGAGCGATGTACGGTGCGATATTTACACTTGtcgtgagtgattcatcatTCGTTGTTTTCCTCACAATAAAACACATCAGGATTTAGAGGG
Coding sequences:
- a CDS encoding potassium/sodium efflux P-type ATPase, fungal-type, giving the protein MTTEKYTTKTNNNFDSSNAEKGISRADTGATATSQSLPFKPHTAPSAKVLDALGANASKGLSESDVRKRLEQYGPNRLKPPKKPSIFNIVLRQIGNAMTVILIAAMAVSFGTMDWISGGVIGALVVLNVTVGTITEWQAEKTVASLESVGAPQATVIRSSDGRESTTKVIAVEEVVPGDLVLLKNGDIVPADGRVLEGHCSNLECDEAFLTGESLPVAKQSDPVDEEDCPVGDRLSMVFSGAQVTKGRARVVITTTGMNTEIGKIAEALEAKAKKTDTGFAAYWYKFKVIMGVAETTPLQIKLNKLAYFLLGCAIVIAIIVVASTGFKDVPLSVATYAVAAAVSILPASLIAVVSLTLARASTDLAQRNALVRRMDAIEALAGVENVCSDKTGTLTVGRMVVRKFWVPALDPRANESAPLNTRRGQAYSFETGSDPFYPRGEVRSDREEISPGGAVLDLKRKPQRKLSGDSTPENDPDSQEIALQEQVILVDELEIGLRDLALCASLCNQATLSRPADNESNWEANGDPTEIALQVAAHKLGHGKPFLTHSRPNPNRADSVRSGHSGRPPIAGSRGHYEQIIEHPFDSTVKRMSIAYRFVPDDNKEAHVQCFLKGAVERVFELCTSVHGEPLTDERKKDIMVKVDALAAQGLRVLALCGKRLPSKSADEVKAMPRDQFENDFAFLGLAGIFDPPRKESPGAVADCLRAGITPRMLTGDHPATATAIALNIGILEKAYSKEAVMTGQQFDALSEDEIDKLPELPLVVARCAPETKVRMVDAIHRRGQKTVMTGDGVNDSPALKRADVGVGMGTGSDVAKQSSRIVLSDDNFSTIIRAIRKGRSVFKNLAKFLLYLLSGNLAEIIVLMIGLAFKDENGQSVFPLSAVAALWINTLAAGPPALALGLEPTAVDAMEQPPTSFHQIFTLEFYVDLVFYGVLMGALSLVNFVIVLWGYFPGDLGRYCNEGDSDICDPVFQARATCFSTLVIMLMIHGLECKHFTKGIMQVNLRDNKVLLWSVLVLALGTFPVVYIPVINDKVFLHGSLKWEWGIVFGMIFVYLGCTELYKWCKRIYIRRTHVPTPTRGPSDKTLKMENTIAPV